The DNA sequence TCCCTCGGTAAAATTGAGCACTAGTACATGGAAATTGGAGTCCGCTTCCGGAAATGGACAGCTTCTGGCATTGTTGGCGGCGCTATTGTTTGAAGGTAAAAATGGCAGTAGCTCCGGCGCAAAGTTCCAGATGGCAAGCCCGGCGATCAATATCGCAGCTATGGACCCTCCCGCGATCAACGGAATTCGATATTTGGAGGATTGGTCTTTCCTTTTTTTGGATTTTTTCCCTTTTCGCCCTCTCGACTGAAGCCGTTTTTGACGATTTCGATCTGAGGTTGCTTTGGGCTTTTGAGGACGTTGAGATTTGGGCTCCGGGGCAGGAGTAGCGGATGCCTCTCCTGTTGAGTTGTCTACCAATCTCCATTTTTGCGCCTCTTCGGAATTCGGATGGAGATGAAGGCCAGAGACCGCAGGAGTTTCGGGAGGAAGGATTTCCCCAGTGCCATCTTCTATTCGGTAGGCAAGAAGGGGATAATCGTGTGGAAACTGGTTGGCAAGTGCCTGAAATGCCTGTCTGGTAGAAGTGCCTTGAATCAGGGATTGGTAAAAGGCCAAGTCATCTCCCCGTTTCCGCTGGTACTCCGTGAATTCGATGACTTGCGGAATGCCAGCCTGAATCAATAGCTGGGCAAGTCCGGGATGAGACATTCCCGTAAGCATGACCACCTTGAGTTTGGAGAATGCGCCAAGCAGTTCCGCAAACTCAGGAAGGGAAATATTGATATGCTGTCCAGAAACTGATCTGAAGGAAACTTCCTGCGAATCATCCATCCCCTCAGAGACGAAGTGGGCAATCTGGATGCGATCTCGGGTATGCTTCTGAAAGAGGATATCCTCGGGAAATACGCGTGTGCCTTCCCGTGATTCCAAAATCCGACAACCTTTCTGCTTGACAAGATCTGCCAAAAGCGCGGAGATGGATTGGACGTGAGTAATCGCTGCGGGTGACTGGGTGCCTGTTGCAGGATTCTCGGTGCAGGCAAGAAAAATGTACGGTAGTTGGGTGGGTCTTGACATGTGTCTATTCCGGAATTACCAATCGAGCAAATCTAACCATTATTTGGCCCTGCTCAATCCCTTGCAGTGCCAATGGTCAATCCGCCTGTAGAATGGATCTCTCAGCCTCGTGTTTGGTCACTTTTACGCTTCCCAATCCTCAAAAATAGGGACCCGAAAAATGACCAATCTATTTGGTAATCACTGGGAAAGTTCCGACAATTGCGCTCTTCAAAATTTTTAACCACACAATTCATGATAAACAGAATTACCATGATCACTCAACCTATGAAAACCATCTTGATTTCCGTGCTCTCCCTTGTGATGATGGGCGCTTGGACTTCCGCAGTTGCACAGGAGGTTACCGAAGAGGAGGCGGCTGCACTGGATTCCATGGTTCAGATGCAATTGATGTATCAGGTATTCATCGATTCCTTCGAAAAGGCCTTGGTATTTCACACAGATACCATCGACCTGAATGATGGGATGGCTAGTTTGATTGTCCCTGAAGGATACAAATACATCAACGGCGAGCAGACAAGTATGCTGCTCCAGATTTGGGGAAACCCTGAATCTGAATCTCTGGGAATGTTGCTCCTCGAATCTGAAGATCCGATGGATTCTACCTCCTATGTGATCGAGCTTTCCTATGAGGAAGAAGGATATGTCGATGATGAAGATGCGGCAGATTTGGACTATGATGAACTGCTGGAATCCATGCAGGCCGATGCGGCAGAAGGATCCAAACTCCGTGTGGAAATGGGGTACGAGTCTGTCGAGTTGGTCGGCTGGGCTTCTGAACCATTTTATGACGCCGAGAATAAAAAACTTCACTGGGCGCAAGAGCTTAAGTTTGGTTCTTCTGAATCCCACACCCTGAATTACAACATCCGCATCTTGGGTCGTCAGGGATACCTCGTGATGAATGTCATCGCTGAAATGGATCAGGTGGAAAATGTCAAAGCCAATGCAGATCAATTTCTGGAAAGCGTCACCTTCAACGAGGGACACCAATATGACGATTTCAACCCGGAAATTGACAAGATCGCAGCCGTAGGCATCGGAGGTTTGATCGCAGGGAAAGTCCTCGCCAAAGCAGGACTTTTGGCCAAGCTGGGAGTGCTGCTGGCCAAGTTTTGGAAATTGATCCTGCTTGGCGGAGCTGGTCTGCTAGCGGGTATCAAGAAGTTTTTTGGAGGAAAGGAAGAGGCTTAATCGCATTTTGCATCCTTCAATAAAAAAGCCGCTCCGAGAGATTGGAGCGGCTTTTTTTATATGTACACATGGCTCGATTAGAATGCCTGTGCGCGATCCACAATGGATTGGACGTCTTGAGCAATCACTTCGGAGATATGCTTTCCTGTATGGTTTCTGAAAAGCTGACGCCGGCGACCTCCCACGGAGATCTTGATTTCGAAGTAACATTCCTCAACAGCAATTTCCACCCACTTTCCGTTTTGGCATTCCTCGGTAATCGTGCAGGTGATATCGGCCACGATGGGATGCCTGTCCAGAATATCTCGGGCTTCGTTGCCTCCCGTGCGTGGAACTGGATAAGTTCCCGGAACCTCTGGAAATTCCGAGTTGATGAGTTCCTCCAAATCTCCCAGGACCTTTTTGGGATCAAGCTGATGAGGAACTCGCACGAATCCCAGAAGATAATCCTTGTGATACAGAATTCGACGGGTACGGGTATCGCCATTGGCACAGACGATGGCATCTAGTTGTTCATGGAGATTTGCAATCGGCGAACCACCAATCGGAGTGCCATCTGATTCGACAGGGTATTTGTCGCAAAGCGCCTTGGCGGGTTCATAATTGCCTTGCTCGATGGCTTTTTCAGCAGCCTGAACATCGGCTTTCATGCCGTTGAGCTGGTCGACTACCTCGCTGAGATCGAGAGCTGGATTTGCGTTTTTCTTGTTGATGACCTTTTGACTAAGCGCATCCAACGCCTTTTTGACTTTTTCAAGGCAATCCTCTCCAAGTTTCTTATCGGCTCCTGCGCTGATCAATGAGTCTGCTTTTCCGATGAGGGTATTTGCATCATCAAATTCCAGATCTCCAAGCTTCCCGCCAGCTTCGGCTATGAGGGAATCTGCCTTGGCAAAATCCTTGCCTGAACCAGCGCCACCATCCACAGCAGTTCCTCCAGTCGCTTGGGTCCATTTGTCTTTGACACCTTCGAGCTTTTCTCGGCCTTCTTCGAGCATGGCTACATTGAATTCACAGATGTCTTCCATCGCAGAAAGCAACATGAGAGCCTGCATGAGATCGACCAATTCCTCCTCGATTTTGCGGATATCTGCTTCGATTTGTGCGATGCGATCAGTCAATTGTTTTTCCTCGATTCTCAGCTGGTCGATAGCATCCTTGAGCTGTTGGGTGTTATCCCGGCATTCCTCCTCCAATTCCCGGAGCTCTTTCATTTCCTTGCGACGCTTGTTGAGTGCTTCCGAGAATTCATCAATTTGACTCTCTGTCATGTTGACTGCTGCTCCCCCAAAATCTATGCTTCCCAGTTGGTTGACAACCGCATGCCCTTCGGCTGGAAGTGGGCCGTTGGGATCCCAAGGCTCGACCGTCGCGCCAATTTCATCCGCAATCTCCTGGGCAATCTCTTCCCGGCGGTCCTTGATGTCATTCTGGGCTCGTTCGCAATCCGCGATATCTTGTTGGTTCTGTAGAATCTGCCCCTGTACGACCGCTAATTCTTGATTTTTCTGGGTAAGGTTTTGTTCAGCCAGTGCCTTCTCGGACATGAGCGTATTCATCCGATCGACCAATTGCTTGATCAATTCGCTGATGTCTTTGCAATCTTGTTCGGTTGCAAGATCGGTCCGGCTGATAAAATTCTGGATGGTCTGGTTCCAAGGATATTGGAAGGTGAGGGTAGGGGAAAAGACAAAATTCAAGGTCGCATATTCAGACCAAGTGAAAGGGTCTCCTGCCGGAATTTCACCCGCAAACGCTTGGACTGCCCAGACGATGGTTCGGTTCTGAGCGGGGATGAATACTTCTGCAGGCCATGAGAGGCTAGTCCCGTACGTCCACACATCGATGATGG is a window from the Pontibacter sp. G13 genome containing:
- a CDS encoding DUF2167 domain-containing protein, with translation MITQPMKTILISVLSLVMMGAWTSAVAQEVTEEEAAALDSMVQMQLMYQVFIDSFEKALVFHTDTIDLNDGMASLIVPEGYKYINGEQTSMLLQIWGNPESESLGMLLLESEDPMDSTSYVIELSYEEEGYVDDEDAADLDYDELLESMQADAAEGSKLRVEMGYESVELVGWASEPFYDAENKKLHWAQELKFGSSESHTLNYNIRILGRQGYLVMNVIAEMDQVENVKANADQFLESVTFNEGHQYDDFNPEIDKIAAVGIGGLIAGKVLAKAGLLAKLGVLLAKFWKLILLGGAGLLAGIKKFFGGKEEA